From a region of the Cygnus atratus isolate AKBS03 ecotype Queensland, Australia chromosome 3, CAtr_DNAZoo_HiC_assembly, whole genome shotgun sequence genome:
- the PTP4A1 gene encoding protein tyrosine phosphatase type IVA 1, with amino-acid sequence MARMNRPAPVEITYKNMRFLITHNPTNATLNKFIEELKKYGVTTVVRVCEATYDTAPVEKEGIQVLDWPFDDGAPPSNQIVDDWLNLLKVKFREEPGCCIAVHCVAGLGRAPVLVALALIECGMKYEDAVQFIRQKRRGAFNSKQLLYLEKYRPKMRLRFKDSNGHRNNCCIQ; translated from the exons ATGGCCCGAATGAACCGCCCAGCTCCTGTGGAAATCACCTACAAGAACATGAGATTCCTAATCACACACAATCCAACCAATGCAACCTTAAACAAATTTATAGAG GAACTTAAGAAATATGGTGTTACCACAGTGGTAAGAGTGTGTGAAGCTACTTATGACACTGCTCCGGTGgaaaaagaaggcattcagGTTTTG GACTGGCCCTTTGATGACGGTGCTCCACCATCCAACCAGATTGTTGATGATTGGCTAAACCTCCTTAAAGTTAAATTTCGTGAAGAACCTGGTTGTTGTATTGCTGTACACTGTGTTGCTGGTCTGGGACG agCTCCAGTCTTAGTTGCTCTTGCACTGATAGAATGTGGAATGAAGTATGAAGATGCAGTGCAGTTTATAAGACA gAAGCGTCGTGGAGCTTTTAACAGCAAGCAACTTCTGTACTTGGAGAAGTACCGCCCCAAGATGCGCCTCCGTTTTAAAGACTCCAATGGTCACCGAAATAACTGTTGCATTCAGTAA
- the LOC126913227 gene encoding basic proline-rich protein-like, with translation MGITAPKATAKTQASVVTEVLANGAHGLNTPWDEKGNTITTQYTGGTCEGREEEPHAGQANSRVTAGSESPLAPQLSGLLEPGAGRAELVGQDGALGRLARSSGPGRGLRKVSGVRAAVRGDPARPPSHGPAPRPAAASRPEPRRWAPLGPARPGLSPGPSRRCPALPGRSGPGRAAEAARSPAPPAPLARAPPAVTHPAPLRAAPPADEGPRRPRRKGRQGSRERAPASPGPAARAPAPGSGSSAWRRRPRARSPRRRAPTGPAAHVTALFTGRRARRRAGARPVRAPPLGVLGPGPRPQHPRRGWGRGNGARPGGGPRRATGLRWVSDGASRARRLWGGGGQGCSDLGGPGSSDHRII, from the exons ATGGGTATTACAGCTCCAAAAGCCACAGCGAAGACCCAGGCCTCTGTAGTAACGGAGGTTCTAGCCAACGGAGCTCACGGCCTCAACACACCATgggatgaaaaaggaaacaccATTACTACACAATACACCGGCGGCACA TGTGAGGGACGGGAGGAGGAGCCCCACGCAGGCCAGGCCAATAGCAGGGTAACAGCTGGCTCCGAATCGCCGCTTGCTCCCCAGCTTTcggggctgctggagcccggggccggccgggcggAGCTGGTAGGCCAGGACggagccctggggaggctgGCGCGGAGCTCAGGCCCCGGCCGCGGCCTGCGCAAGGTCAGCGGGGTGCGTGCGGCTGTGCGAGGggacccggcccggcccccgagccacggcccggccccgcggcccgcTGCGGCCTCAAGGCCCGAGCCGCGGCGCTGGGCCCCGCTAGGCCCGGCCAGGCCAGGCCTCAGCCCCGGCCCCTCCAggcgctgccctgccctgcccggccgcaGCGGGCCCGGCCGTGCTGCAGAGGCCGCGCGAAGCCcagcgcccccggcccccctcgcccgcgccccgccggcGGTGACTCaccccgctccgctccgcgccgcgccgcccgccgaCGAAGGGCCGCGGAGGCCGCGCCGAAAGGGAAGACAGGGCTCGCGGGAGCGCGCACCGGcttcccccggccccgctgcccgcgCCCCCGCTCCCGGCTCCGGCTCCTCCGCCTGGCGCCGCCGGCCGCGTGCCCGCTCCCCCCGTAGGCGCGCCCCCACCGGGCCCGCCGCTCACGTGACCGCGCTGTTTACCGGGAGGCGGGCGCGGCGCCGCGCAGGCGCCCGGCCCGTCAGGGCCCCGCCGCTCGGTGTGCTGGGTCCCGGCCCCCGCCCTCAGCAcccccggcggggctggggccgagGCAACGGGGCACGGCCCGGTGGTGGCCCGCGAAGAGCTACGGGTCTCCGTTGGGTGTCGGACGGGGCGAGCCGGGCGCGCCGCctgtggggtggtggtggtcaGGGGTGCTCGGATCTTGGTGGTCCTGGTTCctcagatcacagaatcatctag